In Bacillus sp. DX3.1, the following proteins share a genomic window:
- a CDS encoding metal-dependent hydrolase — protein sequence MKISYHGHSVVKIETHGKVILIDPFLTGNPKTDLKAEEVKVDAIILSHGHGDHVGDTVALAKKNNAVVVAPFELATFLGWQGVNTHPMHIGGSHVFDFGKVKFTQAFHGSSYIDEDNKTITYTGMPAGILFTAEDKTVYHAGDTALFSDMKLIGSLNQIDVAFLPIGDNFTMGPEDAVLAAEWIGAKIVVPMHYNTFPVIEQDPYLFIGKLIGSTGKVLEAGEAITL from the coding sequence ATGAAAATATCTTATCACGGCCATTCAGTTGTGAAAATTGAAACGCATGGAAAAGTTATTTTAATTGATCCGTTTCTGACAGGTAATCCGAAAACCGATTTAAAAGCTGAAGAGGTAAAAGTGGATGCAATTATTTTATCCCACGGTCATGGTGATCATGTCGGCGATACAGTAGCACTTGCAAAGAAAAATAATGCGGTTGTTGTTGCACCGTTTGAACTTGCGACATTTTTAGGATGGCAAGGTGTAAATACGCATCCAATGCACATTGGTGGTTCACATGTATTTGATTTTGGAAAAGTGAAATTTACACAAGCATTCCATGGTTCTAGTTATATTGATGAAGATAACAAAACGATTACATATACAGGGATGCCAGCAGGAATCTTATTCACGGCAGAAGACAAAACAGTGTACCATGCAGGGGATACGGCGTTATTTTCTGATATGAAACTGATTGGCTCTCTCAATCAAATCGATGTGGCATTTTTACCAATTGGTGATAATTTTACAATGGGACCAGAAGATGCTGTGCTTGCAGCAGAATGGATTGGGGCGAAAATCGTTGTCCCAATGCACTATAATACGTTCCCTGTTATTGAACAAGATCCATATCTTTTTATAGGGAAATTAATAGGTAGTACCGGAAAAGTGTTAGAAGCCGGGGAGGCTATTACATTATAA
- the pepQ gene encoding Xaa-Pro dipeptidase, which produces MNTRLEKLTQWLQEQNVEAAFLTSTPNVFYMTNFHCEPHERLLGLFVFQEKEPILICPKMEEGQARNAGWAHEIIGFTDTDKPWDMIAKTIADRGIDANAVAIEKEHLNVERYEELTKLFPKAAFKSAEEKVRELRLIKDEKELSILRQAAYMADFAVEIGVNAIEENRSELEVLAIIEHELKKKGIHKMSFDTMVLTGANSALPHGIPGGNKMQRGDFVLFDLGVIIDGYCSDITRTVAFGDISEEQTRIYNTVLAGQLQAIETCKPGVTFGEIDRAARSVIADAGYGEFFPHRLGHGLGISVHEYPDVKEGNQSPLKEGMVFTIEPGIYVPNVGGVRIEDDIYVTKDGVEILTKFPKELQFVK; this is translated from the coding sequence ATGAATACTAGATTAGAAAAATTAACGCAATGGCTACAAGAACAAAACGTGGAAGCTGCATTCTTAACTTCTACACCGAACGTCTTCTACATGACGAACTTCCATTGTGAACCACACGAAAGACTACTCGGTCTATTTGTATTCCAAGAGAAAGAACCAATTTTAATCTGTCCTAAAATGGAAGAAGGCCAAGCTCGAAACGCTGGCTGGGCACACGAAATCATTGGATTTACTGACACAGACAAGCCATGGGACATGATTGCGAAAACAATCGCAGATCGCGGCATTGATGCAAATGCAGTTGCAATTGAAAAAGAACATTTAAATGTAGAACGCTATGAAGAATTAACAAAATTATTCCCAAAAGCAGCTTTCAAATCTGCTGAAGAAAAAGTACGCGAACTTCGTTTAATTAAAGATGAAAAAGAACTTTCTATTTTACGTCAGGCCGCTTACATGGCAGACTTTGCTGTTGAAATTGGTGTAAATGCCATCGAGGAAAACCGCAGTGAATTAGAAGTTTTAGCAATTATCGAGCATGAGTTAAAGAAAAAAGGCATACATAAAATGTCCTTTGACACAATGGTATTAACAGGCGCAAATTCTGCACTACCACACGGTATACCAGGTGGAAACAAAATGCAGCGCGGCGACTTTGTACTGTTTGACTTAGGTGTAATTATTGATGGTTACTGTTCTGACATTACACGTACAGTTGCGTTTGGCGATATTTCAGAAGAACAAACTCGCATTTATAACACTGTACTCGCAGGACAATTACAAGCAATTGAAACATGTAAACCAGGCGTTACATTTGGCGAAATCGACCGTGCCGCTCGCTCTGTTATCGCAGATGCAGGTTACGGCGAATTCTTCCCACACCGCCTTGGTCACGGACTCGGCATTAGCGTACACGAATATCCAGATGTAAAAGAAGGCAACCAATCTCCATTAAAAGAAGGAATGGTCTTCACAATCGAACCAGGTATTTACGTACCAAACGTAGGTGGCGTTCGTATTGAGGATGATATTTACGTAACAAAAGACGGCGTGGAAATTTTAACAAAATTCCCGAAAGAATTACAGTTTGTGAAATAA
- a CDS encoding DUF3221 domain-containing protein, producing the protein MKKKISMICMFVLLGPSLTILTSCTFKQTATEEGYVMLRNDTVYFITNKNFETKEELQSYMDRQINEKVPADMILKFDDKSAYKQLKSGYKVKVWSSEVFTSYPGQMIVKKFEIVERNDSFKEKR; encoded by the coding sequence ATGAAGAAGAAAATCTCAATGATTTGTATGTTCGTTTTGTTGGGCCCTTCTCTTACAATATTAACATCATGTACATTTAAACAAACTGCTACAGAAGAAGGCTACGTGATGTTGAGAAATGATACTGTATATTTCATTACTAATAAAAATTTTGAAACAAAAGAAGAGTTACAAAGTTATATGGATCGACAAATAAATGAGAAAGTTCCAGCTGACATGATTCTAAAATTTGATGATAAAAGCGCATATAAACAGTTGAAATCAGGTTATAAAGTAAAAGTATGGTCTTCTGAGGTATTTACAAGTTATCCAGGACAAATGATTGTTAAGAAATTTGAAATAGTAGAGAGAAATGATAGTTTTAAAGAAAAAAGGTAG
- a CDS encoding DUF6176 family protein, whose translation MNVELTRFKVKQGKSHRVDEWMKLLNNHMKEVLLTLNDEKMYVETIFREIKDGEEYLYWYSVQGEGGTDVENSQYEIDKKHLEFWYECIDEETPAVDMKTEVVMIQDGVKEAMK comes from the coding sequence ATGAACGTCGAATTAACAAGATTCAAAGTGAAACAAGGGAAGAGTCATCGCGTTGATGAGTGGATGAAGCTACTTAACAATCATATGAAAGAAGTTCTTTTGACATTAAACGACGAGAAAATGTATGTTGAGACAATTTTCCGGGAAATAAAAGATGGGGAGGAGTATTTATATTGGTACTCTGTTCAAGGCGAAGGCGGGACGGATGTCGAAAATTCTCAGTATGAAATTGATAAGAAGCATTTAGAGTTTTGGTATGAATGTATTGATGAGGAAACACCTGCTGTTGATATGAAAACTGAAGTTGTTATGATTCAAGACGGTGTAAAAGAAGCGATGAAGTAA
- a CDS encoding GNAT family N-acetyltransferase, translating into MRRLALAEYYTILPVLEGNKRTSTFAYAVCDRMIDGEIFVNERLTAGMIATANGIYYLFGDTHDQEFQYTLFSYIQNDVLTKNKRFTLFVSSIEWETVIENHFSDYFMKIPRKTFLFQRDRFEDRKRELDDSTYKIMRINKNIIEKSTEFTEQYYKEYWGSKEAFLNGGVGFCVLQDQKVVAECVSIFKSNRLAEIDIATHPDYQGRGFAQLVAAYFIEHCIQNDITPCWDCNVDNIPSQKLASKLGFDNPVEYVLYVHKKVEE; encoded by the coding sequence ATGAGAAGGTTAGCTTTAGCAGAATATTATACGATTCTTCCGGTTTTAGAAGGTAACAAACGAACATCTACCTTTGCCTATGCAGTATGTGATCGAATGATAGACGGTGAAATTTTTGTAAACGAGAGATTAACAGCAGGAATGATTGCGACTGCTAATGGGATTTATTATCTATTTGGAGATACTCATGATCAGGAATTTCAGTATACTTTGTTTTCTTATATTCAAAATGACGTTTTAACAAAGAATAAGCGATTCACATTATTTGTTTCTAGTATAGAGTGGGAGACTGTTATTGAAAATCATTTCAGTGATTATTTTATGAAAATACCTCGAAAAACATTTCTATTTCAGAGGGATAGATTTGAAGATAGAAAAAGAGAATTAGATGATTCCACATATAAAATTATGCGTATTAATAAAAACATAATAGAAAAAAGTACTGAATTTACGGAGCAGTATTATAAAGAATATTGGGGTTCAAAAGAAGCTTTTTTAAATGGTGGTGTTGGATTTTGTGTTCTACAAGATCAAAAAGTAGTTGCTGAATGTGTCTCGATTTTTAAAAGTAATCGTTTGGCTGAAATTGATATTGCAACACATCCAGATTATCAAGGAAGAGGATTTGCTCAATTAGTCGCAGCTTATTTCATAGAACATTGCATACAAAATGATATTACGCCGTGCTGGGATTGTAATGTTGATAACATTCCTTCGCAAAAGTTAGCTAGTAAACTAGGTTTTGATAATCCAGTAGAATACGTTTTATATGTGCACAAGAAAGTGGAGGAGTAA
- a CDS encoding cupin domain-containing protein, with product MEKVNLLKFTKDITEQHKNFVVSNVNSHCLRIAVFTGEYDWHFHSNSDELFIVLEGELLIDFQDKDTAVLKPNDSILIPAGTIHRTRALQRTVNLCFENLEADTVIVENV from the coding sequence ATGGAAAAAGTAAACCTATTAAAATTCACAAAAGATATTACAGAACAACATAAAAATTTTGTCGTATCAAATGTGAATAGCCATTGTTTACGGATTGCGGTTTTTACAGGGGAATATGATTGGCACTTTCATTCTAATTCGGATGAGTTATTTATCGTATTAGAGGGAGAATTGCTTATCGATTTTCAAGATAAGGATACAGCTGTACTAAAACCGAACGATTCTATTTTGATTCCGGCAGGTACAATTCATCGAACGAGGGCGCTACAGCGAACTGTTAATCTTTGTTTTGAAAACTTAGAAGCGGATACGGTTATTGTGGAGAATGTATGA
- a CDS encoding phosphodiesterase, which translates to MKEAIVSLERTVQELKEEVKKVRKKKQEKDIDFGTIGFWVCMTIIALGWFWGK; encoded by the coding sequence ATGAAGGAAGCTATCGTTAGTTTAGAACGAACTGTACAGGAATTAAAAGAAGAAGTGAAAAAGGTCAGGAAGAAGAAACAGGAAAAAGATATTGATTTTGGAACAATAGGCTTTTGGGTTTGTATGACTATTATTGCACTGGGATGGTTTTGGGGGAAGTAG
- the ald gene encoding alanine dehydrogenase, with amino-acid sequence MRIGIPTEIKNNENRVAMTPAGAVHLVHNGHEVFVQKGAGLGSGFTDEEYVQAGAKIVETAEEAWNQDMVMKVKEPIESEYNYFREGLILFTYLHLAPEPELTKALIDNKVVSIAYETVQLDNRSLPLLAPMSEVAGRMSAQIGAQFLEKNKGGKGILLAGVPGVKRGKVTIIGGGQAGTNAAKIAVGLGADVTIIDLSAERLRQLDDIFGNQVKTLMSNPYNIAQAVKESDLVIGAVLIPGAKAPKLVTTEMIQSMEPGSVVVDIAIDQGGIFETTDRITTHDNPTYEKHGVVHYAVANMPGAVPRTSTLALTNVTVPYAVQIANKGYKQACLSNSALLKGINTLDGYVTFEAVAEAHGLQYADAKELLEKAPALS; translated from the coding sequence ATGCGTATCGGTATTCCAACAGAAATTAAAAACAATGAAAACCGCGTGGCAATGACGCCAGCTGGTGCTGTACATTTAGTACACAATGGTCATGAAGTTTTTGTCCAAAAGGGTGCAGGTTTAGGATCTGGTTTTACGGATGAAGAATACGTACAAGCTGGAGCGAAAATTGTTGAAACGGCTGAAGAAGCATGGAATCAAGATATGGTTATGAAGGTAAAAGAGCCAATTGAAAGCGAATATAATTACTTCCGCGAAGGTTTAATTTTATTCACATACTTACACTTAGCTCCAGAACCGGAATTAACAAAAGCTTTAATTGATAACAAAGTTGTATCAATCGCTTATGAAACAGTACAATTAGATAATCGTTCTTTACCACTACTTGCACCTATGAGTGAAGTAGCTGGTCGTATGTCTGCGCAAATTGGTGCACAATTCCTTGAAAAAAATAAAGGCGGCAAAGGTATTTTACTTGCAGGTGTTCCAGGGGTAAAACGCGGAAAAGTAACAATTATCGGCGGTGGCCAAGCTGGTACAAACGCAGCGAAAATCGCAGTAGGTTTAGGGGCTGACGTAACGATTATCGACTTAAGTGCAGAACGTCTTCGTCAATTAGATGACATTTTTGGCAACCAAGTAAAAACGTTAATGTCTAATCCATACAACATTGCACAAGCTGTAAAAGAATCTGATCTTGTCATTGGTGCAGTATTAATTCCAGGTGCAAAAGCACCAAAACTTGTAACAACAGAAATGATTCAATCGATGGAACCGGGTTCTGTTGTAGTAGATATTGCGATTGACCAAGGTGGTATCTTTGAAACAACTGATCGCATTACAACTCATGATAACCCAACTTATGAAAAACACGGCGTTGTTCACTATGCAGTTGCAAACATGCCTGGTGCAGTTCCACGTACATCAACTCTTGCATTAACGAACGTAACAGTACCATATGCAGTACAAATTGCAAACAAAGGCTACAAACAAGCTTGCCTAAGCAACTCTGCATTATTAAAAGGTATTAATACATTAGACGGCTATGTAACATTCGAAGCAGTTGCGGAAGCACATGGCTTACAATACGCTGATGCGAAAGAGCTTCTTGAAAAGGCTCCTGCTTTATCATAA
- a CDS encoding SDR family oxidoreductase: MKYSNLKGGMFVRHALITAGTKGLGKQVTEKLLAKGYSVTVTYHSDVKAVEKMREKYKHIEERLQFVQADVTKKEDLHKIVEEAIGRFGKIDFLINNAGPYVFERKKLIDYEEDEWDEMIQGNLTAVFRLLKLVVPVMRRQHFGRIINYGFQGADSAPGWMYRSAFAASKVGLVSLTKTVAYEEAEYGITSNMVCPGDIIGEMKEATIQEARTMQDDRTPIGRSGTGEDIARTISFLCEEDSDMITGTIIEVTGAVDVIHRYRQK; encoded by the coding sequence ATGAAGTATAGCAATTTAAAAGGAGGCATGTTTGTGAGACACGCGCTCATTACAGCCGGTACGAAAGGTTTAGGAAAGCAAGTAACAGAGAAATTATTGGCTAAAGGATATTCAGTAACCGTAACATATCACAGCGATGTAAAAGCTGTAGAAAAAATGCGAGAAAAATATAAACATATAGAAGAACGGCTGCAATTTGTCCAAGCGGATGTCACGAAAAAAGAAGATTTACATAAAATAGTAGAAGAAGCAATCGGCCGATTTGGCAAAATCGATTTTTTAATTAATAATGCAGGTCCTTATGTATTTGAACGAAAAAAGTTAATTGATTACGAAGAAGATGAATGGGATGAAATGATACAAGGAAACCTAACAGCCGTATTCCGTTTATTAAAGCTCGTCGTTCCTGTTATGAGGAGACAGCATTTTGGCCGCATTATCAATTATGGATTTCAAGGGGCAGATAGTGCGCCTGGGTGGATGTATCGATCAGCATTTGCAGCTTCGAAGGTAGGACTTGTTTCGTTAACAAAAACAGTTGCGTATGAGGAAGCAGAGTATGGCATTACATCTAATATGGTTTGTCCAGGGGATATTATTGGTGAGATGAAAGAAGCGACCATTCAAGAAGCACGTACGATGCAAGATGACCGGACGCCTATTGGTAGATCGGGAACAGGAGAAGATATTGCTCGAACGATTTCATTTTTATGTGAAGAAGATTCGGATATGATTACAGGTACAATTATAGAAGTAACAGGGGCAGTTGATGTTATTCATCGTTATCGACAAAAATAG